A stretch of Sebastes fasciatus isolate fSebFas1 chromosome 19, fSebFas1.pri, whole genome shotgun sequence DNA encodes these proteins:
- the LOC141757744 gene encoding long-chain fatty acid transport protein 2, giving the protein MIAVVLSSVLAGLLALLLYQRISYPFFWLDLSYYWRLQSYRKTLQARMQRGVITYLDCFLHQARKSPNKLFIIFENQRLTYRDVDRRSNRMANAFRADGSLKQGDIVALLMFNEPDFICVWLALCKLGCEVAFLNVNIKAKSLLHCFHSCGARTLLVGKDLVRLVEEVLPDLKKDNMALWVVDHTSPSEDFSSLLDKVEHMSGETLSDLPKVDIMSNFLFIFTSGTTGLSKAARVGHLKAIMSMAFFQMSGATSDDIIYITLPLYHMSASLLGIGGIIHLGATCVLKKKFSASQFWKDCVKHNVTVVQYIGELCRYLFNHPTVPEERTHSVRLAAGSGLRSDVWRDFVKRFGKIKIREGYGLTEASIGFLNYTDEVGPIGRASYFNKLSMPFELLRYDPQTYEPVRTDSGRCIRAHIGEAGILVAPLTAMNQFLGYAGNQVQSEKKLLKGVFTAGDVYFNTGDLLLHDHRDFLYFRDRIGDTFRWKGENVSTTEVSEVLGLLDFIQEANIYGVTIPGHEGRAGMAAVVLKQDHKLNGTKLYNHLVETLPAYAWPWFLRIQTSLDVTETFKQQKVKLVQEGFNPDVTQDPLYFLDVSQKDYIHLTVCVYHDIVSGNIKL; this is encoded by the exons ATGATAGCTGTGGTGTTAAGCAGTGTTTTAGCAGGACTCCTGGCTCTTCTCCTCTACCAGAGGATCTCTTATCCTTTCTTCTGGCTGGATCTGAGTTACTACTGGAGGCTCCAGAGCTACAGGAAGACTCTGCAGGCTCGTATGCAGCGAGGAGTCATCACATACCTCGACTGTTTCCTCCACCAGGCGAGGAAGAGCCCCAACAAACTCTTCATCATCTTCGAGAACCAGAGGCTGACCTACCGGGATGTGGACCGGAGAAGTAACCGGATGGCCAACGCGTTCAGAGCGGATGGATCCCTGAAACAAGGAGACATTGTCGCCCTGTTGATGTTCAACGAGCCGGACTTCATCTGTGTGTGGTTGGCTCTGTGCAAACTGGGCTGCGAGGTCGCTTTTCTCAACGTCAACATTAAAGCCAAATCTCTGCTGCACTGCTTCCACAGCTGTGGAGCCAGGACGCTGCTTGTAGGCAAAG ATTTGGTGCGTTTGGTGGAGGAGGTGTTGCCGGATCTGAAGAAGGACAACATGGCGTTGTGGGTGGTGGATCACACATCACCTTCTGAGGATTTTAGCAGTTTACTAGATAAAGTGGAACACATGTCCGGAGAAACCTTAAGTGACCTTCCTAAAGTCGACATCATGTCGAACTTTCTCTTCATTTTTACTTCGGGAACTACAG GTCTCTCCAAGGCAGCCCGTGTCGGTCATTTGAAAGCCATCATGAGTATGGCGTTCTTTCAAATGTCTGGCGCCAcatctgatgacatcatctacATCACTCTTCCTCTTTACCACATGTCTGCCTCCCTGTTAGGGATCGGAGGAATCATACACCTCG GTGCAACGTGCGTGTTAAAAAAGAAGTTTTCTGCCAGTCAGTTTTGGAAGGACTGTGTGAAACACAATGTGACGGTGGTGCAGTACATAGGAGAGCTCTGTCGATACCTGTTCAACCATCCCACA GTTCCGGAGGAAAGAACTCACAGTGTCCGGCTGGCGGCAGGAAGTGGTCTCAGGTCAGATGTTTGGAGGGACTTCGTCAAACGCTTCGGTAAGATCAAGATCAGAGAGGGTTACGGCTTGACTGAGGCCAGCATCGGCTTTCTCAACTACACCGATGAAGTCGGACCAATTGGGAGGGCGAGCTATTTCAACAAG CTTTCTATGCCCTTTGAGCTCCTGAGATATGATCCACAAACATACGAGCCGGTCCGAACAGACTCCGGAAGATGCATACGAGCACATATAG GAGAGGCGGGGATCCTGGTCGCTCCTCTGACCGCTATGAACCAGTTCTTGGGCTACGCTGGGAATCAGGTCCAGTCTGAGAAGAAGCTGCTGAAGGGCGTGTTTACAGCTGGAGATGTCTATTTCAACACTGGAGACCTCCTGCTCCATGATCACAGGGACTTTCTTTACTTCCGTGACCGAATCGGAGACACCTTCAG ATGGAAAGGAGAGAACGTGTCCACCACTGAGGTGTCAGAGGTTTTAGGTCTTCTTGATTTTATCCAGGAGGCCAACATCTACGGAGTCACCATACCAG gacatGAAGGTCGGGCAGGAATGGCCGCTGTCGTCTTAAAACAGGATCACAAATTAAATGGAACAAAACTCTACAACCATTTAGTAGAAACGCTCCCTGCGTACGCCTGGCCGTGGTTTCTCAGAATACAG ACCTCTCTGGATGTGACGGAGACCTTCAAGCAGCAGAAGGTGAAGCTGGTCCAGGAGGGTTTTAATCCGGACGTCACTCAGGATCCTCTGTATTTCTTAGACGTCTCTCAGAAGGACTACATTCActtgactgtatgtgtgtatcacGACATTGTGTCTGGAAACATCAAATTATAA